The Paenibacillus beijingensis nucleotide sequence CATGCTGTCCAAAGAACCTTAGATGTTACGGGAACCTCAGATTATCCTCTTCTTTGCTTTGTTTCCAATATGATACAATTGACCGAAAAGGAGAGTGGATACTAGTGGTTAAATATTTACTCATTGGATTAATATTTCTACTGACTGCATGCAGTGCTCAAGATACAACCGATAATCTGCCGGAATGGGAATTGAGCGGAACTTTTGAAGCTGGCGGAGTTAAGATGTACGGAAAAAAAGACCGGTTAGGGTTTGTACCTCAAGGCAATAGCGATATATCGAAAGGTGGACACTTTATCATTTATTTCTGGGGAAAGCAAGAAGAATTAGCGAGTACATACAAGCTAATAGGCGTACACAAGGAGACGGGGATAACACAAACATTGTATCCCGAATGGGATGTTTCAAGATCGAAAAATCCGGTAGGAGCCGATGCGCAAAGTGGAGCCAAATTCGTGCTGGACAAAGAAGGAAATAAAAAAGGAATGTGGCGGCTTGAAGTATACATGGGTGATCGATACTTTGATAGTATCGTTGTAGAAGCAACATGACTCTACTCGGCAGACGAATAGGATAATATCAAAATTTGACCAATTACTCCTAAAAAAAGTGGATCTTGTCAAGATTCACGGTCTAGAATTTTATTTTTTGTCTGAAACCTGCCTCTTTTTCTTGGGAAAAGCAGACGCGGCTGCGCAGAAGGAGCCCTTTGTCACCTGAACAAAGCAAGCCTCCTCGAACAAACTCATGCCTTTATTTAAAAGACGAAATAGAAGTGCAGTGCCGAATTTCATTCCCTGTTCACTCCCTGGTGATAAGGGAGCGGAATGGCTGGTTCGGAGTCGGAGAAGCGATAGCGATCGGAGACCCGAACCAGCCATGCAGCGGCCTTCTTTCAACCAATAATCCGCGGCGCTCATTTTCACCGCCCAACCTATTGCCGTTCCTCCCGTATTACGTTATAATGTCCACTATATAAGAACAACTGTCTTTTATAGGAGGACGTTTTGATGGCGGTACGTTACTACGTCGTCCGCGAGGATCTTTTGCCCGAAGCGATCGTCAAGACGGTAGCGGTGAAGGACATGCTCAAGCGGGGAGAAGCGGCTACCGTGCACGAGGCGGTGGAACGGGCCGATTTGTCGCGGAGCGCCTTTTACAAGTATAAGGACGGCGTGTACACGCTGAGCGAGCTGGAGCGGGGACATATCGTGACGTTGTCGATGGATTTGGAACACCGCTCCGGCGTGCTGTCGAACGTGCTCGGATTGCTTGCCAGGCGAGGGGGAAATGTGCTGACCATCAATCAGAGCATTCCGCTGCAAGGGCTTGCCAATGCCGTCATCTCCATCGATACGGCGCCGCTGACCGGGGAAATGAGCGAGCTTCTGGAAGAGATCCGGGAGCAGCAGGGCGTACGCAACGCAAGCATAATCGGACAAGGATAACAGCCAGATATCACAGCTGATTGACGGAAAATTGAATGTTGGAGGAAATCGATATGAAGCCGGTAAAAGTGGGACTGCTCGGACTGGGAACGGTCGGAACGGGCGTGGTCCGTATTGTGGAAGGTCATCAGGAAGATTTGCGCAGCCAGGTCGGATCTCCGATTGTCATTGAAAAGGTGCTTGTCCAAAACAAGGACAAGGCGCGCAGCATCAGCATCGACGCATCGAAGCTGACCGAAGATGTTGCGGACATCATTTATAATCCGGATATTGATGTCGTCGTCGAAGTGATGGGCGGCATTGAACATACAAAGCAGCATATCCTTGAGGCGCTGTCGAGAGGCAAGCATGTCGTGACGGCGAACAAAGATTTGATGGCGCTGCACGGCCAGGAAATACTCGCCAAAGCGGCCGAGAACCGCTGCGACGTGTTTTACGAAGCAAGCGTGGCGGGCGGCATTCCGATTATCCGGACGCTGATCGAAGGCTTTTCGTCGGACCGGATTACGAAAATAATGGGGATCGTCAACGGGACGACCAACTATATTTTGACGAAAATGAGCCAGGAGGGCGCATCCTACCTCGATGTGCTGAAAGAAGCGCAGCAGCTTGGATATGCGGAAGCAGATCCGACCTCGGACGTCGAGGGCCTGGACGCCGCACGCAAAATGACGATTCTCGCCCGCCTTGGCTTCCGCGCCGAATTTGCGCTCGAGGACGTTTCCGTACAAGGAATTTCGGGTGTGTCGAAAGAAGATATTTTATATGCAAAACGTTTAGGCTACGAAGTGAAGCTGCTCGGCATTGCGGAGAGAAGCGACGACCAAATCGCGGTCAGCGTTCAGCCGACGATGGTGAAGCAAAGTCATCCGATCGCCTCGGTGAACGGCGTGTTCAACGCGGTCTACGTACACGGGGAAGCGGTTGGGGAGACGATGTTTTACGGAGCCGGCGCCGGCGAGCTTCCGACCGCAACCTCGATCGTCGCCGACCTTGTCGCCGTCGTGAAAAACTTGAAAATCGGGGTCAACGGACTGCAGGACGTCGCGTCATACAAGGAAACGAAGCTCAAAACCGACGAGCAGATTTCGTCCAAATACTTTTTGCTGCTGCACGTTGACGACAAAGCGGGCGTGCTGGCGCGCATTACGCAGGTGTTCGCCGAGTACGAAGTGAGCCTCGAATCGGTTCTGCAGCAGCCGAATCCGCACAATCCGGAAGCCGA carries:
- a CDS encoding ACT domain-containing protein; this encodes MAVRYYVVREDLLPEAIVKTVAVKDMLKRGEAATVHEAVERADLSRSAFYKYKDGVYTLSELERGHIVTLSMDLEHRSGVLSNVLGLLARRGGNVLTINQSIPLQGLANAVISIDTAPLTGEMSELLEEIREQQGVRNASIIGQG
- a CDS encoding homoserine dehydrogenase codes for the protein MKPVKVGLLGLGTVGTGVVRIVEGHQEDLRSQVGSPIVIEKVLVQNKDKARSISIDASKLTEDVADIIYNPDIDVVVEVMGGIEHTKQHILEALSRGKHVVTANKDLMALHGQEILAKAAENRCDVFYEASVAGGIPIIRTLIEGFSSDRITKIMGIVNGTTNYILTKMSQEGASYLDVLKEAQQLGYAEADPTSDVEGLDAARKMTILARLGFRAEFALEDVSVQGISGVSKEDILYAKRLGYEVKLLGIAERSDDQIAVSVQPTMVKQSHPIASVNGVFNAVYVHGEAVGETMFYGAGAGELPTATSIVADLVAVVKNLKIGVNGLQDVASYKETKLKTDEQISSKYFLLLHVDDKAGVLARITQVFAEYEVSLESVLQQPNPHNPEAEIIVITHDANKAAMNKVLQAFDSLEVIRKVKSIYRVEG